From Chaetodon trifascialis isolate fChaTrf1 chromosome 1, fChaTrf1.hap1, whole genome shotgun sequence, one genomic window encodes:
- the spi1b gene encoding transcription factor PU.1b — protein MLHPYRMESYLIPPHSEEMYDPEIYRHQITEYYNPYVLDADIQTDHWDYHPHPHVHPVEFENLQEVNFTELQSVQALHPPGLIRHEAIRYDAENLLDPNLGAHPHVLQQPVAFFPRPTYPTHMSQRSSDDEEHGGRSPPLEVSDEECLRDRIPYVTPGDLGNKKKIRLYQFLLDLLRNGDMKDSIWWVDRDKGTFQFSSKHKEALAHRWGIQKGNRKKMTYQKMARALRNYGKTGEVKKIKKKLTYQFSDEVLGKSHLERKSYV, from the exons CACTCAGAAGAAATGTATGATCCTGAGATCTACAGACATCAAATTACAGAATATTATAATCCGTATGTCTTAGATGCAGATATCCAGACAG ATCACTGGGACTACCACCCTCATCCTCACGTACACCCCGTAGAGTTCGAAAACCTCCAAGAGGTCaacttcacagagctgcagagtgtgcaGGCTCTGCACCCGCCAGGCCTCATACGACACGAGGCCATTCGATACGACGCAGAAAACCTGCTCGATCCAAATCTTGGGGCACATCCACATGTGTTACAGCAACCA GTAGCCTTCTTCCCTCGGCCCACATATCCAACGCACATGTCCCAGCGCAGCTCTGATGATGAGGAGCATGGAGGACGAAGTCCCCCGCTGGAGGTGTCTGATGAGGAGTGTCTGAGAGATCGAATCCCTTATGTCACACCTGGAGATCTGG GCAATAAAAAGAAGATTCGCTTGTACCAGTTCCTGTTGGACCTTTTAAGAAACGGCGATATGAAGGACAGTATCTGGTGggtggacagagacaaaggaaCATTCCAGTTTTCTTCCAAACACAAGGAGGCTCTCGCACATCGCTGGGGGATCCAGAAGGGAAACCGCAAAAAAATGACCTATCAGAAGATGGCACGTGCGTTGCGCAATTATGGCAAAACTGGAGAGGTGAAAAAGATAAAGAAGAAGCTGACATACCAGTTCAGTGATGAGGTGCTGGGGAAGAGTCATCTGGAGAGAAAATCATATGTGTAG